In Stenotrophomonas sp. ASS1, the following proteins share a genomic window:
- a CDS encoding phage minor tail protein L, whose translation MITADAQQLEPGGRVTVYELDASSFGADQLFFHAHLQSGVIWWQGQEYGAWPIEATGFERTSDQPPNPRLKVGNLDGRIAAMCMLYGDMVGAKVIRRQTLVKYLDGANFPQIVNLLNNSNAPMGSNWGNSGTTATGLAPAHADGILFTPCAIASGGVTSHNRRGTLRPALVPNGQVAVATFYFKFGTSQKVRLVISNTVGGTYRESLLNINADGSIASSSSNAGQLERLEYSDVGDGVMRAVIRITFNGASSSNPSVLVGPNSAVVGQSVILYGAQFELGSSPSPFQVTTTDPVKDRNPTADQNEHFLDEIWFIERKVSETKEVVEFELTTAIDLNGEQLPGRQIISGVCGWLIRGGYRGPFCGYTGPAVADANDVPTTDPARDQCGGRVGSCKLRFGADKPLPYGGFPAAGLLRT comes from the coding sequence ATGATCACCGCCGATGCCCAGCAGCTCGAGCCGGGCGGCCGCGTCACGGTCTACGAGCTGGACGCCAGCAGCTTCGGCGCCGACCAGCTGTTCTTCCACGCGCACCTGCAGTCGGGCGTGATCTGGTGGCAGGGGCAGGAGTACGGCGCCTGGCCGATTGAGGCGACCGGCTTCGAGCGCACCAGCGACCAGCCGCCGAACCCGCGCCTGAAGGTAGGCAACCTCGACGGCCGGATCGCGGCCATGTGCATGCTCTACGGCGACATGGTCGGAGCCAAGGTGATCCGCCGGCAGACGCTGGTGAAGTACCTGGACGGGGCGAACTTCCCGCAGATCGTCAACCTTCTCAACAACAGCAATGCACCCATGGGGAGCAACTGGGGGAACTCAGGGACAACCGCGACGGGCTTGGCGCCTGCCCATGCAGACGGGATCCTGTTCACGCCCTGCGCGATCGCCAGCGGTGGGGTAACTTCACACAACCGACGCGGCACTCTTCGCCCGGCTCTTGTTCCCAATGGGCAAGTGGCCGTCGCTACGTTCTACTTCAAGTTTGGCACGTCGCAGAAGGTCCGGCTTGTGATCTCTAACACGGTTGGTGGCACCTACCGAGAATCACTACTGAACATCAACGCCGATGGGAGCATTGCCAGCTCATCATCCAATGCCGGCCAGCTTGAGCGCTTGGAGTACAGCGACGTTGGAGACGGAGTCATGCGGGCGGTAATCCGCATCACGTTCAACGGGGCGAGTTCTTCTAACCCATCCGTTCTTGTGGGCCCCAATTCAGCAGTTGTCGGTCAGAGCGTGATCCTCTATGGAGCGCAGTTCGAACTCGGCTCTTCGCCCAGCCCGTTTCAGGTCACCACGACGGATCCTGTGAAAGATAGAAACCCGACCGCTGACCAGAACGAGCACTTCCTGGACGAGATCTGGTTCATCGAGCGCAAGGTCTCCGAGACGAAGGAAGTGGTCGAGTTCGAGCTGACCACGGCGATCGACCTCAACGGCGAGCAGCTGCCCGGTCGTCAGATCATCTCGGGCGTGTGCGGCTGGTTGATTCGGGGCGGTTACCGCGGCCCGTTCTGCGGCTACACCGGGCCGGCCGTGGCCGACGCCAACGACGTCCCGACCACCGACCCCGCGCGTGACCAGTGCGGTGGCAGGGTGGGCAGCTGCAAGCTGCGCTTCGGTGCGGACAAGCCGCTGCCCTACGGCGGGTTCCCGGCCGCCGGCCTGCTCCGCACGTAG
- a CDS encoding tail assembly protein — MADRLRTIRLYGLLGARFGRKFRLAVSNPAEAVRALCVLLPGFQQYLMGAKVKGMEFAVFVGRQNLSKEQLHDPPGADDIRIAPVLVGSKRGGVLQTILGIVLIVVGVWTQNYQLVFQGGVMVLGGVSQMLAPQPKGLGAKDSAENTPNYSMNGAVNTQAQGNPVSVAYGGHDTKGMFVGSAVISGGIYAEDQQ, encoded by the coding sequence ATGGCTGATCGCCTGCGCACCATTCGCCTATACGGCCTGCTGGGTGCACGCTTCGGGCGCAAGTTCCGCCTGGCCGTCAGCAACCCCGCCGAGGCCGTGCGCGCGCTGTGCGTGCTGCTGCCGGGCTTCCAGCAATACCTCATGGGCGCAAAGGTCAAGGGCATGGAGTTCGCCGTGTTCGTCGGGCGGCAGAACCTGTCCAAGGAACAGCTGCACGATCCGCCCGGCGCTGACGACATTCGGATCGCTCCGGTGCTGGTGGGCTCGAAGCGCGGAGGCGTCCTGCAGACGATTCTCGGCATCGTGCTCATCGTGGTCGGCGTCTGGACCCAGAACTACCAGCTCGTCTTCCAGGGCGGCGTCATGGTGCTGGGGGGCGTTTCCCAGATGCTCGCACCACAGCCGAAAGGGCTTGGCGCCAAAGACAGTGCCGAGAACACCCCGAACTACAGCATGAACGGCGCCGTCAACACGCAGGCGCAGGGCAACCCTGTGTCTGTCGCCTATGGCGGCCACGACACCAAGGGAATGTTCGTGGGCTCGGCAGTGATCAGTGGCGGCATCTACGCAGAGGATCAGCAGTGA
- a CDS encoding phage tail protein, producing MAEVFTWCVRTEITGTGDFLVREAQFGDGYRQTASDGLNNETQQWPISIVGRSSKVGPALAFLRARKGAVSFLWTPPLGVQGLYLCKSYTLTPHGNGVYTLNATFEQTFQP from the coding sequence ATGGCTGAGGTCTTCACCTGGTGCGTGCGCACCGAGATCACCGGCACCGGCGACTTTCTTGTCCGGGAGGCGCAGTTCGGCGACGGGTACAGGCAGACCGCGTCCGATGGCCTGAACAACGAGACCCAGCAGTGGCCGATCTCCATCGTCGGCCGCTCGTCGAAGGTGGGTCCTGCACTGGCCTTCCTGCGCGCACGGAAGGGAGCGGTTTCGTTCCTGTGGACGCCGCCGCTCGGAGTGCAGGGCCTGTACCTCTGCAAGTCCTACACCCTCACCCCACATGGCAATGGCGTCTACACGCTCAACGCCACATTCGAACAGACGTTCCAGCCGTAG
- a CDS encoding phage tail tape measure C-terminal domain-containing protein, translated as MATAGSIVVDLLMRTGSFETDTNRASKQMKKLGKDAGETAADIGRAFGLIGGTIAGGLATAGTAVLGWTRQLVDASAELEKFSRLSGTNEQVFQRMAAGAATVGIQQDKLADIFKDTQDKLGDFLQTGGGAMKDFFEQIAPRIGLTAKELQHLSGPEVLQRYYSALEQAGASQAEMVFYMEAIASDSSMLAPLLARNGEGFKKWGDEAQRLGAVLDADTLAAMKEVKEQSNLIQLAFQGLKNEVAAELLPQFKELTAFLGSDQTKSAFVTITKWVGDLAAEMANGAVLIVNFIDKVNQLRNLDAGGMVSAAGEDALNTQMARLTDQINYAKKNTSGLFGLPLTDGQEEARLKRINDLEAKRLEIQRELTKRYKSEAAGESFKGVTGSVDSTARIPGSGPPTGSGVAGASGRRTGALTKEKSLLEQIQEDYEALYGAGSERADDQIAKLEREIALHGDLSEVAKVNYDIQTNAYGALSEAQAEVLRNLAAVKDAQDDFAALYGDGLQDLASKTQDANSQMSTFADQAARNMQDAFADFLFDPFSEGLGGMVQSFVKTLQRMAAQAAASQIFKMIGNWANSYSGAGSSWINAIGSAIGGTAGGRAGGGPVAGGSMYRVGEGGRPELFEQGGKTYLIPGDAGSVRPITAGLPASSMGAGGGINNNFSTTLNVTNDGTSNTQQGAGSEQGRQVQQAFTQMINQWAVQQSRPGGLFHQMSTRNG; from the coding sequence ATGGCCACTGCCGGCTCAATCGTTGTCGACCTACTGATGCGCACCGGGTCGTTCGAGACCGACACCAACCGCGCGTCCAAGCAGATGAAGAAGCTTGGCAAGGACGCTGGGGAGACCGCTGCTGATATCGGGCGCGCCTTCGGACTTATCGGCGGAACGATCGCAGGTGGGCTGGCCACGGCCGGCACGGCGGTTCTGGGTTGGACCCGACAGCTGGTCGATGCATCGGCGGAGCTGGAGAAGTTCTCCCGTCTGTCAGGAACCAACGAGCAGGTGTTCCAGCGCATGGCGGCCGGCGCGGCGACCGTTGGCATCCAGCAGGACAAGCTGGCCGATATCTTCAAGGACACCCAGGACAAGCTGGGTGATTTCCTGCAGACCGGCGGCGGCGCGATGAAGGACTTCTTCGAGCAGATTGCACCGCGCATCGGGTTGACCGCGAAGGAGCTGCAACACCTGAGCGGGCCGGAAGTGCTGCAGCGGTACTACAGTGCTCTGGAGCAGGCCGGCGCTAGCCAGGCCGAGATGGTCTTCTACATGGAGGCGATCGCCAGCGACTCATCGATGCTGGCACCGCTGCTGGCACGCAACGGCGAGGGATTCAAGAAGTGGGGCGATGAGGCGCAACGCCTTGGTGCTGTGCTCGACGCCGATACCCTAGCCGCTATGAAGGAGGTCAAGGAACAGTCCAACCTGATCCAATTGGCCTTCCAGGGGCTGAAGAACGAGGTAGCAGCCGAACTGCTGCCACAGTTCAAGGAGCTGACCGCTTTCCTTGGATCCGACCAGACCAAGAGCGCCTTCGTCACTATCACCAAGTGGGTTGGAGACCTGGCCGCTGAGATGGCCAATGGTGCGGTGCTGATCGTCAACTTTATCGACAAGGTCAACCAGCTTCGAAATCTGGACGCGGGCGGCATGGTCAGCGCCGCCGGCGAAGACGCCTTGAACACCCAGATGGCGCGACTGACCGACCAGATCAACTACGCCAAGAAAAACACCTCGGGTTTGTTCGGCCTCCCACTGACCGACGGTCAGGAGGAAGCCCGCCTGAAGCGCATCAATGACCTTGAGGCCAAGCGACTCGAGATTCAGCGGGAGCTGACGAAGCGATACAAGTCGGAGGCTGCGGGCGAGAGTTTCAAGGGAGTGACGGGTTCGGTCGATAGTACGGCCCGGATTCCTGGGAGCGGCCCACCCACCGGGTCAGGCGTTGCTGGCGCGTCCGGCCGCCGCACGGGCGCTTTGACGAAAGAGAAGTCGTTACTTGAGCAGATCCAGGAAGACTACGAGGCGCTGTATGGAGCAGGCAGCGAGCGTGCTGACGATCAGATCGCCAAACTGGAGCGCGAGATTGCCCTGCATGGGGATCTCAGTGAGGTGGCCAAGGTCAACTACGACATACAGACCAACGCCTACGGCGCGCTTAGCGAGGCGCAGGCCGAGGTTCTTCGCAATCTGGCGGCGGTGAAGGACGCACAGGACGATTTTGCCGCGCTCTATGGGGATGGGCTGCAGGACCTGGCCAGCAAAACCCAGGATGCAAACAGCCAGATGAGCACCTTTGCCGACCAGGCCGCCCGCAACATGCAGGACGCCTTCGCTGACTTCCTGTTCGATCCGTTCTCGGAGGGCTTGGGCGGGATGGTTCAGAGCTTCGTCAAGACCCTGCAGAGGATGGCTGCTCAAGCGGCGGCCTCGCAGATCTTCAAGATGATCGGGAATTGGGCGAACAGCTACAGCGGTGCCGGCTCCAGCTGGATCAATGCCATCGGCAGCGCGATCGGAGGAACGGCAGGAGGCCGTGCCGGTGGTGGCCCGGTAGCGGGCGGCAGTATGTACCGAGTCGGTGAGGGTGGCCGTCCTGAGCTGTTTGAACAGGGCGGGAAAACCTATCTGATCCCTGGTGATGCTGGATCGGTCCGGCCGATAACTGCTGGGTTGCCTGCTTCTTCGATGGGTGCTGGTGGGGGAATCAACAACAACTTTAGCACCACGCTCAACGTGACCAACGACGGCACCAGCAACACGCAGCAGGGCGCCGGCAGCGAACAGGGCCGGCAGGTGCAGCAGGCATTTACGCAGATGATCAACCAGTGGGCGGTACAGCAGTCGCGCCCCGGTGGTCTCTTCCACCAGATGAGTACGCGCAATGGCTGA
- a CDS encoding C40 family peptidase: MQQTTLLAIQAHAVAEYPRECCGLIVAGRDGETYIPCRNVATTPSEHFRLPAEDYADAEDQGEVLAVVHSHPNASATASDADRVMCEASGLPWHIVSVGQCTGADPECGDLQTIEPGGYEAPLVGRQFAHGVLDCYTLVRDFYARELGIQLSQYEREDDWWEKGQDLYSLDRLRAEGFELIDGEPQRGDMVLMQIRSPVPNHAGVYLGDGQMLHHMHGRLSETVVYGGMWAERTRYIVRHKGARHG; this comes from the coding sequence ATGCAACAGACGACCCTGCTGGCCATCCAGGCGCACGCCGTGGCCGAGTACCCACGCGAGTGCTGCGGCCTGATCGTGGCCGGCCGCGACGGGGAGACGTACATCCCGTGCCGGAACGTGGCGACCACACCCAGCGAACACTTCCGGCTGCCAGCGGAGGACTACGCCGACGCGGAGGACCAGGGCGAGGTGCTGGCCGTAGTGCACAGCCACCCGAACGCCTCTGCGACGGCGTCGGATGCCGACCGTGTCATGTGCGAGGCCAGCGGCCTGCCGTGGCACATCGTGAGCGTGGGGCAGTGCACTGGCGCAGATCCGGAGTGTGGCGACCTACAGACCATCGAGCCCGGTGGCTACGAGGCGCCTCTGGTTGGCCGCCAGTTCGCCCATGGGGTGCTGGACTGCTACACCCTGGTGCGCGACTTCTACGCCCGCGAGCTGGGCATCCAGCTCAGCCAGTACGAGCGCGAGGACGACTGGTGGGAGAAGGGCCAGGACCTCTACAGCCTGGACCGGTTGCGCGCCGAAGGCTTCGAGCTGATCGATGGCGAGCCCCAGCGCGGCGACATGGTGCTGATGCAGATCCGCTCGCCCGTGCCGAACCACGCAGGTGTCTACCTGGGCGACGGCCAGATGCTGCACCACATGCACGGCCGCCTGTCGGAGACGGTGGTCTACGGCGGCATGTGGGCCGAGCGCACGCGCTACATCGTCCGGCACAAGGGGGCCCGCCATGGCTGA